The Streptomyces sp. DH-12 genome has a window encoding:
- a CDS encoding adenine phosphoribosyltransferase produces the protein MTEHADLSALLLSRIRDVADYPEPGVMFKDITPLLADPEAFDALTAALADVARRAGATKVVGLEARGFILGAPVALRAGLGFVPVRKAGKLPGATLSQAYDLEYGSAEIEVHAEDLGADDRVLVVDDVLATGGTAEASLQLIRRAGAEVAGLAVLMELGFLGGRARLEPALAGAPLEALLTV, from the coding sequence ATGACCGAGCACGCCGACCTCTCCGCCCTGCTGCTGAGCCGCATCCGGGACGTGGCGGACTACCCGGAGCCGGGCGTGATGTTCAAGGACATCACGCCGCTCCTGGCCGACCCCGAGGCGTTCGACGCGCTGACCGCGGCCCTCGCGGACGTCGCCCGCCGGGCCGGCGCCACCAAGGTCGTCGGCCTGGAGGCCCGCGGGTTCATCCTCGGCGCTCCGGTCGCGCTCCGCGCCGGCCTCGGCTTCGTCCCCGTCCGCAAGGCGGGCAAGCTCCCCGGGGCCACCCTGAGCCAGGCGTACGACCTGGAGTACGGCTCGGCCGAGATCGAGGTCCACGCGGAGGACCTCGGCGCCGACGACCGCGTCCTGGTCGTCGACGACGTCCTGGCCACCGGCGGCACCGCCGAGGCGTCCCTCCAGCTCATCCGCAGGGCGGGCGCCGAGGTCGCGGGCCTCGCCGTGCTGATGGAGCTCGGCTTCCTCGGCGGCCGGGCCCGGCTGGAGCCCGCCCTGGCGGGCGCACCGCTGGAGGCGCTGCTCACGGTCTGA
- the hisS gene encoding histidine--tRNA ligase, translating to MSTFKAPKGTYDLLPPDSARYLAVREAIAAPLRGSGYGYIETPGFESVELFARGVGESTDIVTKEMYAFETKGGDRLALRPEGTASVLRAALEANLHKAGNLPVKLWYSGSYYRYERPQKGRYRHFSQVGAEAIGAEDPALDAELIILADQAYRSLGLRNFRILLNSLGDKECRPVYRAALQDFLRGLDLDEDTLRRAEINPLRVLDDKRESVQKQLTGAPLLRDHLCDACKAYHEEVRELVTAAGVVFEDDPRLVRGLDYYTRTTFEFVHDGLGSQSAVGGGGRYDGLSEMIGGPALPSVGWALGVDRTVLALEAEGVELGLPAATSVFAVPLGDEARRVLFAKVTELRKNGVAADFAYGGKGLKAAMKAANRSGARYALILGERDIEEGVIQLKDLESGEQTAVGVNEVVAELESRLG from the coding sequence GTGAGCACCTTCAAGGCCCCCAAGGGCACCTACGACCTGCTGCCGCCCGACTCCGCCAGGTACCTCGCGGTCCGCGAGGCGATCGCCGCCCCGCTGCGCGGCTCCGGCTACGGCTACATCGAGACGCCCGGCTTCGAGAGCGTCGAGCTGTTCGCGCGCGGCGTCGGCGAGTCCACCGACATCGTCACCAAGGAGATGTACGCCTTCGAGACCAAGGGCGGCGACCGGCTCGCCCTGCGTCCCGAGGGCACCGCCTCCGTGCTGCGCGCCGCCCTGGAGGCCAACCTGCACAAGGCGGGCAACCTCCCGGTCAAGCTCTGGTACTCCGGCTCGTACTACCGCTACGAGCGCCCGCAGAAGGGCCGCTACCGGCACTTCTCCCAGGTCGGCGCCGAGGCGATCGGCGCCGAGGACCCGGCGCTCGACGCCGAGCTGATCATCCTGGCCGACCAGGCGTACCGCTCCCTGGGCCTGCGGAACTTCCGCATCCTGCTCAACAGCCTGGGCGACAAGGAGTGCCGTCCCGTCTACCGGGCCGCCCTCCAGGACTTCCTGCGCGGCCTGGACCTGGACGAGGACACCCTGCGCCGGGCGGAGATCAACCCGCTGCGCGTCCTGGACGACAAGCGCGAGTCGGTGCAGAAGCAGCTCACCGGCGCGCCCCTGCTGCGCGACCACCTCTGCGACGCCTGCAAGGCGTACCACGAGGAGGTGCGCGAGCTGGTCACGGCGGCGGGCGTGGTCTTCGAGGACGACCCCAGGCTGGTGCGCGGCCTGGACTACTACACCCGTACCACCTTCGAGTTCGTCCACGACGGCCTCGGCTCCCAGTCCGCGGTGGGCGGCGGCGGCCGCTACGACGGCCTGTCGGAGATGATCGGCGGCCCCGCGCTGCCGTCCGTCGGCTGGGCGCTGGGCGTCGACCGCACGGTGCTGGCCCTGGAGGCGGAGGGCGTCGAGCTGGGACTGCCCGCCGCCACCAGCGTGTTCGCCGTGCCGCTCGGGGACGAGGCCCGCCGGGTGCTGTTCGCGAAGGTCACCGAACTGCGCAAGAACGGCGTGGCCGCGGACTTCGCCTACGGCGGCAAGGGCCTCAAGGCCGCGATGAAGGCGGCCAACCGCTCGGGCGCCCGGTACGCGCTCATCCTCGGCGAGCGCGACATCGAGGAGGGCGTGATCCAGCTCAAGGACCTGGAGTCCGGCGAGCAGACCGCGGTCGGCGTGAACGAGGTCGTGGCGGAGCTCGAGTCCCGCCTCGGCTGA
- the secD gene encoding protein translocase subunit SecD — MAALKKGQNASATSKPWRSLALILIAIVALTGGMFASGHTTPRLGIDLAGGTSITLAAVPEAGQESAINKTNMDTAVSIMERRVNGLGVSEAEVQTQGDRNIIVNIPKGTNSEQAREQVGTTAKLYFRPVIATELAGGGAAPEPSATGAPSGDPSSGKATDDASEEATDGSAASATPSSSATAQGRAVTDALKADESPSATDEASPSPSATGGASEDADSKLQAEYAKLDCTKESVRATAGDGAKATDSTVACGQNSEGQWQKYILGPAAVDGTDVDEADAVLNTQSGAGWTVTMQFTGEGSKKFADITGQLAQKPSPQNQFAIVLDGEVVSDPYVRQALTGGNAEISGNFTQQSAQELANMLSYGALPLTFREDSVTTVTAALGGEQLEAGLIAGAIGVALVVLYLLIYYRGLSFIAVASLLVSAALTYVIMSLLGPTIGFALNLPAVCGAIVAIGITADSFIVYFERVRDEIREGRSLRPSVERAWPRARRTILVSDFVSFLAAAVLFVVTVGKVQGFAFTLGLTTLLDVVVVFLFTKPLLTLMARRPFFASGHKWSGLDPKALGAKPPLRRTRRPSAPALTKEA; from the coding sequence GTGGCAGCACTCAAAAAGGGACAGAACGCGAGCGCCACAAGCAAGCCGTGGCGCTCGCTGGCTCTGATCCTGATCGCCATCGTGGCGCTCACCGGAGGGATGTTCGCCTCCGGGCACACCACTCCGCGTCTGGGCATCGACCTGGCCGGGGGCACGAGCATCACGCTGGCGGCGGTCCCCGAGGCGGGCCAGGAATCCGCGATCAACAAGACCAACATGGACACCGCGGTCTCCATCATGGAGCGGCGGGTCAACGGTCTGGGCGTCTCCGAGGCCGAGGTACAGACGCAGGGCGACCGCAACATCATCGTCAACATCCCCAAGGGCACCAACTCCGAGCAGGCCCGGGAGCAGGTCGGCACCACCGCCAAGCTGTACTTCCGCCCCGTGATCGCCACCGAGCTGGCCGGCGGCGGCGCCGCCCCCGAGCCGAGCGCCACCGGCGCCCCCTCCGGCGACCCCTCCTCCGGCAAGGCCACGGACGACGCGAGCGAGGAGGCCACCGACGGCTCCGCCGCGTCCGCCACCCCCTCGTCGAGCGCCACCGCCCAGGGCCGCGCGGTCACCGACGCCCTGAAGGCCGACGAGAGCCCGTCCGCCACCGACGAGGCGAGCCCCTCCCCGTCCGCGACGGGCGGCGCCTCCGAGGACGCCGACAGCAAGCTCCAGGCCGAGTACGCCAAGCTCGACTGCACCAAGGAGAGCGTCCGCGCCACCGCCGGTGACGGCGCCAAGGCCACCGACTCCACCGTCGCCTGCGGCCAGAACTCCGAGGGCCAGTGGCAGAAGTACATCCTCGGCCCGGCCGCCGTCGACGGCACCGACGTCGACGAGGCCGACGCCGTCCTCAACACCCAGTCCGGCGCCGGCTGGACCGTGACCATGCAGTTCACGGGCGAGGGCTCCAAGAAGTTCGCCGACATCACCGGCCAGCTCGCGCAGAAGCCGTCCCCGCAGAACCAGTTCGCGATCGTCCTGGACGGCGAGGTCGTCTCCGACCCGTACGTCCGGCAGGCCCTGACCGGCGGCAACGCCGAGATCTCCGGCAACTTCACCCAGCAGTCGGCGCAGGAACTGGCCAACATGCTGTCCTACGGCGCCCTGCCGCTGACCTTCCGCGAGGACAGCGTCACCACCGTCACCGCCGCCCTCGGCGGCGAGCAGCTCGAGGCCGGTCTGATCGCCGGCGCCATCGGCGTCGCGCTGGTCGTGCTGTACCTGCTGATCTACTACCGCGGCCTGTCCTTCATCGCCGTCGCGTCCCTGCTGGTCTCCGCGGCCCTCACCTACGTGATCATGTCGCTGCTCGGCCCGACCATCGGCTTCGCGCTGAACCTGCCGGCCGTCTGCGGCGCCATCGTGGCCATCGGCATCACGGCGGACTCCTTCATCGTCTACTTCGAACGGGTCCGGGACGAGATCCGCGAGGGCCGCTCGCTGCGCCCCTCCGTGGAGCGGGCCTGGCCGCGCGCCCGGCGCACCATCCTGGTCTCCGACTTCGTGTCCTTCCTGGCCGCCGCCGTGCTCTTCGTGGTCACCGTCGGCAAGGTGCAGGGCTTCGCGTTCACCCTGGGGCTGACCACGCTCCTCGACGTCGTGGTGGTGTTCCTCTTCACCAAGCCGCTGCTGACGCTGATGGCCCGCCGCCCGTTCTTCGCGAGCGGCCACAAGTGGTCCGGTCTCGACCCGAAGGCGCTGGGCGCGAAACCGCCGCTGCGCCGCACCCGCCGTCCCTCCGCCCCTGCCCTGACGAAGGAGGCGTGA
- a CDS encoding peptidylprolyl isomerase, giving the protein MVSQEQRRRQLAREKFLRQQQRRTEARRKAKVRNAVIASVLGVTLIGSLALYTTGVLKQDDDRTNAAAEVTPDAEPTSKAPDPCEKPAGGKAKTQTWKKEPTMSIDKSAAYTMKLETTCGTIDVALKASAAPHTVNSFNFLAGKGYFDHTKCHRLTTNGIYVLQCGDPTGTGTGGPGYTIPDENLKDASLKDNTYPAGTVAMANTGQKDSGGSQFFLVYEDSQLPPSYTPFGTVSDAGLKVLKKIADAGESTGGGDGAPNATVVIDKATVTAS; this is encoded by the coding sequence GTGGTCAGCCAGGAGCAGCGGCGGCGTCAGCTCGCCCGGGAGAAGTTCTTGCGGCAGCAACAGCGGCGTACCGAGGCGCGGCGCAAGGCGAAGGTCCGCAACGCGGTCATCGCCTCGGTGCTCGGTGTGACCCTGATCGGCAGCCTCGCGCTGTACACGACGGGGGTGCTCAAGCAGGACGACGACAGGACCAACGCGGCCGCGGAGGTCACGCCGGACGCCGAGCCGACGAGCAAGGCCCCGGACCCCTGCGAGAAGCCGGCCGGGGGCAAGGCCAAGACGCAGACGTGGAAGAAGGAGCCGACGATGTCGATCGACAAGTCGGCGGCGTACACGATGAAGCTGGAGACGACCTGCGGGACGATAGACGTGGCGCTGAAGGCGTCGGCGGCCCCGCACACGGTCAACTCGTTCAACTTCCTCGCCGGCAAGGGCTACTTCGACCACACCAAGTGCCACCGGCTCACCACCAACGGCATCTACGTCCTGCAGTGCGGCGACCCGACGGGCACCGGCACCGGCGGTCCCGGCTACACGATCCCGGACGAGAACCTGAAGGACGCGAGCCTGAAGGACAACACCTACCCGGCGGGCACGGTCGCGATGGCCAACACCGGGCAGAAGGACAGTGGCGGCAGCCAGTTCTTCCTGGTCTACGAGGACAGTCAGCTCCCGCCCAGCTACACCCCGTTCGGCACCGTCTCGGACGCGGGCCTGAAGGTCCTGAAGAAGATCGCCGACGCCGGGGAGAGCACCGGGGGCGGCGACGGGGCGCCCAACGCGACGGTCGTGATCGACAAGGCGACCGTGACCGCATCCTGA
- the secF gene encoding protein translocase subunit SecF, translating into MSKLGTLGARLHHGEIGYDFVKNRKLWYGVSILITIAAILGLGVRGLHMGIEFQGGAVFTTPKNMSVSVATAEDYAEDASGHDAIVQKLGDGSLRIQVAGIDTKTSDAIKDRLAGDLEVDAEKINAELVGPSWGEQIANKAWQGLGIFLILVVIYLAIAFEWRMAVAAFVALIHDITITVGIYALVGFEVTPGTVIGLLTILGYSLYDTVVVFDSLKEQTKDITKQTRWTYSEIANRSINSTLVRSVNTTVVALLPVAGLLFIGGGVLGAGMLNDISLSLFVGLAAGAYSSIFIATPLVADLKEREPAMKSLKKRVLAKRAHGGDPDDGRDTPVTHDGHDEPADVAAAVVGPRTQPASRVRGRGRPSGKRR; encoded by the coding sequence ATGTCGAAGCTCGGCACCCTCGGCGCCCGACTGCACCACGGCGAGATCGGCTACGACTTCGTCAAGAACCGCAAGCTCTGGTACGGCGTCTCGATCCTCATCACCATCGCGGCCATCCTCGGCCTGGGCGTGCGCGGCCTGCACATGGGCATCGAGTTCCAGGGCGGCGCGGTCTTCACCACCCCGAAGAACATGAGCGTCTCGGTGGCGACCGCCGAGGACTACGCGGAGGACGCCTCCGGCCACGACGCCATCGTCCAGAAGCTCGGTGACGGCAGCCTGCGCATCCAGGTCGCCGGCATCGACACCAAGACCTCGGACGCCATCAAGGACCGGCTCGCCGGCGACCTCGAGGTCGACGCCGAGAAGATCAACGCCGAACTGGTCGGTCCCAGCTGGGGCGAGCAGATCGCCAACAAGGCCTGGCAGGGCCTGGGCATCTTCCTCATCCTGGTCGTGATCTACCTGGCGATCGCCTTCGAGTGGCGCATGGCCGTCGCCGCGTTCGTCGCGCTGATCCACGACATCACCATCACGGTGGGGATCTACGCCCTCGTCGGCTTCGAGGTCACCCCCGGCACGGTGATCGGTCTGCTCACCATCCTCGGCTACTCGCTGTACGACACGGTGGTCGTCTTCGACAGCCTCAAGGAACAGACCAAGGACATCACCAAGCAGACCCGCTGGACGTACAGCGAGATCGCCAACCGGTCGATCAACAGCACCCTGGTGCGGTCGGTCAACACCACGGTGGTGGCGCTGCTGCCGGTGGCGGGCCTGCTGTTCATCGGCGGCGGTGTCCTCGGCGCCGGCATGCTGAACGACATCTCCCTGTCGCTGTTCGTCGGCCTCGCCGCCGGCGCGTACTCCTCGATCTTCATCGCCACCCCGCTCGTCGCCGACCTCAAGGAGCGCGAGCCGGCCATGAAGAGCCTGAAGAAGCGCGTGCTGGCCAAGCGCGCCCACGGCGGCGACCCGGACGACGGCCGGGACACCCCCGTGACCCACGACGGCCACGACGAGCCCGCCGACGTCGCGGCGGCGGTCGTCGGGCCCCGCACCCAGCCCGCGTCCCGCGTCCGCGGCCGCGGCCGACCCTCAGGAAAGCGCAGATGA
- a CDS encoding MBL fold metallo-hydrolase translates to MLIAGFPAGAWGTNCYLVAPAAGEECVIIDPGHQAADGVAEAVRKHRLKPVAVVLTHGHIDHVASVVPVCGAHDVPAWIHPEDRYMMSDPEKGLGRAIGMPLMGELTVGEPDDVKELTDGATLKLAGLEFGVAHAPGHTKGSVTYNLPESADVPPVMFSGDLLFAGSIGRTDLPGGDMAEMLDSLARVCLPLDDSTVVLSGHGPQTTIGRERATNPYLRQVAAGPGVQNEAPRRGM, encoded by the coding sequence GTGCTCATTGCCGGGTTCCCCGCCGGAGCATGGGGGACGAACTGTTATCTCGTCGCCCCCGCCGCCGGTGAGGAGTGCGTGATCATCGACCCCGGCCACCAGGCCGCCGACGGCGTGGCGGAGGCGGTCCGCAAGCACCGGCTCAAGCCCGTCGCCGTCGTCCTCACCCACGGCCACATCGACCACGTCGCCTCGGTGGTCCCGGTCTGCGGGGCGCACGACGTGCCCGCCTGGATCCACCCCGAGGACCGGTACATGATGAGCGACCCCGAGAAGGGCCTGGGCCGGGCCATCGGCATGCCGCTCATGGGGGAGCTGACGGTGGGGGAGCCGGACGACGTCAAGGAGCTCACCGACGGCGCGACGCTGAAGCTGGCGGGCCTGGAGTTCGGCGTCGCGCACGCCCCGGGCCATACCAAGGGGTCGGTGACCTACAACCTGCCCGAGTCGGCCGACGTCCCGCCGGTCATGTTCTCGGGCGACCTGCTGTTCGCCGGCTCCATCGGACGCACCGACCTGCCCGGCGGTGACATGGCCGAGATGCTCGACTCGCTGGCCCGCGTGTGCCTGCCGCTCGACGACTCGACCGTGGTGCTGTCCGGCCACGGCCCCCAGACCACCATCGGCCGGGAGCGCGCCACCAACCCGTATCTGCGGCAGGTGGCCGCCGGCCCGGGAGTCCAGAACGAGGCTCCCCGACGAGGAATGTGA
- the relA gene encoding GTP pyrophosphokinase produces the protein MPDEAQHLTAAKPEPASAPAAKPAPNTPQAKNDPRGPVQRAQAAPVDKPEQPRPKPSPPERSASPARPNAGQPRSGSSNRVRARLARLGVQRANPYNPVLEPLLRIVRSNDPKIENATLRQIERAYQVAERWHRGQKRKSGDPYITHPLAVTTILAELGMDPATLMAGLLHDTVEDTEYGLEDLRRDFGDVVALLVDGVTKLDKVKFGEAAQAETVRKMVVAMAKDPRVLVIKLADRLHNMRTMRYLKREKQEKKARETLEIYAPLAHRLGMNTIKWELEDLAFAILYPKMYDEIVRLVAERAPKRDEYLAIVTDEVQQDLRSARIKATVTGRPKHYYSVYQKMIVRGRDFAEIYDLVGIRVLVDTVRDCYAALGTVHARWNPVPGRFKDYIAMPKFNMYQSLHTTVIGPGGKPVELQIRTFDMHRRAEYGIAAHWKYKQEAVAGASKIRTDAPRSSGRSKDDHLNDMAWLRQLLDWQKETEDPGEFLESLRFDLSRNEVFVFTPKGDVIALPAGATPVDFAYAVHTEVGHRTIGARVNGRLVPLESTLDNGDLVEVFTSKAAGAGPSRDWLGFVKSPRARNKIRAWFSKERRDEAIEQGKDSIVRAMRKQNLPIQRILTGDSLVTLAHEMRYSDISALYAAIGEGHVSAQNIVQKLVQALGGEEAATEEIDESVPPTRSRRKRRSSADPGVIVKGVEDVWVKLARCCTPVPGDPIIGFVTRGSGVSVHRSDCVNVDSLSREPERILEVEWAPTQSSVFLVAIQVEALDRSRLLSDVTRVLSDQHVNILSAAVQTSRDRVATSRFTFEMGDPKHLGHVLKAVRGVEGVYDVYRVTSARNRG, from the coding sequence TTGCCAGACGAGGCCCAGCACCTAACCGCCGCCAAGCCCGAGCCCGCCTCGGCGCCGGCGGCGAAGCCCGCGCCGAACACGCCCCAGGCGAAGAACGACCCCCGCGGGCCGGTGCAGCGCGCTCAGGCGGCTCCCGTGGACAAACCCGAGCAGCCGCGTCCCAAGCCGTCCCCTCCCGAGCGCTCCGCGTCCCCGGCCCGTCCCAACGCCGGCCAGCCGCGCTCCGGCTCCTCCAACCGCGTCCGCGCCCGCCTGGCCCGGCTCGGCGTCCAGCGGGCCAACCCGTACAACCCGGTGCTGGAGCCGCTGCTCCGGATCGTGCGGAGCAACGACCCGAAGATCGAGAACGCCACGCTGCGCCAGATCGAGCGCGCCTACCAGGTCGCCGAGCGCTGGCACCGCGGCCAGAAGCGCAAGAGCGGCGACCCGTACATCACGCACCCGCTCGCCGTCACCACCATCCTCGCCGAGCTCGGCATGGACCCGGCGACGCTGATGGCCGGGCTGCTGCACGACACCGTCGAGGACACCGAGTACGGCCTGGAGGACCTGCGCCGCGACTTCGGCGACGTGGTCGCGCTGCTCGTCGACGGCGTCACCAAGCTGGACAAGGTCAAGTTCGGCGAGGCCGCCCAGGCCGAGACCGTGCGCAAGATGGTCGTCGCCATGGCCAAGGACCCGCGTGTCCTGGTCATCAAGCTCGCCGACCGCCTGCACAACATGCGCACCATGCGCTACCTCAAGCGGGAGAAGCAGGAGAAGAAGGCGCGCGAGACCCTGGAGATCTACGCGCCGCTCGCCCACCGCCTGGGCATGAACACCATCAAGTGGGAGCTGGAGGACCTCGCCTTCGCGATCCTCTACCCCAAGATGTACGACGAGATCGTCCGCCTGGTCGCCGAGCGCGCCCCCAAGCGCGACGAGTACCTCGCCATCGTCACCGACGAGGTGCAGCAGGACCTCAGGTCCGCCCGCATCAAGGCGACCGTCACCGGCCGCCCCAAGCACTACTACAGCGTCTACCAGAAGATGATCGTCCGCGGCCGTGACTTCGCGGAGATCTACGACCTGGTGGGCATCCGCGTCCTCGTGGACACCGTCCGCGACTGCTACGCGGCCCTCGGCACGGTGCACGCGCGATGGAACCCGGTCCCCGGCCGGTTCAAGGACTACATCGCGATGCCCAAGTTCAACATGTACCAGTCGCTGCACACGACGGTCATCGGCCCGGGCGGCAAGCCCGTCGAACTGCAGATCCGCACGTTCGACATGCACCGCCGCGCCGAGTACGGCATCGCCGCGCACTGGAAGTACAAGCAGGAGGCCGTCGCCGGCGCCTCCAAGATCCGCACCGACGCGCCCAGGTCGTCCGGCAGGAGCAAGGACGACCACCTCAACGACATGGCGTGGCTGCGCCAGCTCCTCGACTGGCAGAAGGAGACCGAGGACCCGGGCGAGTTCCTGGAGTCGCTGCGCTTCGACCTCTCGCGCAACGAGGTCTTCGTCTTCACGCCCAAGGGCGACGTCATAGCGCTGCCCGCCGGCGCCACTCCCGTGGACTTCGCCTACGCGGTGCACACCGAGGTCGGCCACCGCACCATAGGCGCCCGGGTCAACGGCCGCTTGGTGCCGCTGGAGTCGACCCTCGACAACGGCGACCTGGTGGAGGTCTTCACCTCCAAGGCGGCCGGCGCCGGCCCCTCCCGCGACTGGCTCGGCTTCGTGAAGTCGCCCCGCGCCCGCAACAAGATCCGCGCCTGGTTCTCCAAGGAGCGCCGCGACGAGGCGATCGAGCAGGGCAAGGACTCCATCGTCCGCGCCATGCGCAAGCAGAACCTGCCCATCCAGCGCATCCTCACCGGCGACTCGCTGGTCACGCTGGCGCACGAGATGCGCTACTCCGACATCTCCGCGCTGTACGCGGCGATCGGCGAGGGGCACGTCTCCGCGCAGAACATCGTGCAGAAGCTGGTGCAGGCCCTCGGCGGGGAGGAGGCGGCCACCGAGGAGATCGACGAGTCGGTCCCGCCCACCCGCAGCCGCCGCAAGCGCCGCTCCAGCGCCGACCCCGGCGTCATCGTCAAGGGCGTCGAGGACGTGTGGGTCAAGCTCGCCCGCTGCTGCACCCCGGTGCCGGGCGACCCCATCATCGGCTTCGTCACCCGCGGCAGCGGCGTCTCCGTGCACCGCAGCGACTGCGTGAACGTCGACTCGCTGTCCCGCGAGCCCGAGCGGATCCTCGAGGTCGAGTGGGCGCCCACCCAGTCGTCGGTGTTCCTGGTCGCCATCCAGGTCGAGGCACTGGACCGCTCCCGGCTGCTGTCGGACGTCACGCGCGTGCTGTCCGACCAGCACGTCAACATCCTGTCCGCGGCCGTGCAGACCTCCCGCGACCGGGTCGCCACCTCCCGCTTCACCTTCGAGATGGGCGACCCCAAGCACCTGGGCCACGTCCTGAAGGCCGTGCGCGGCGTGGAGGGCGTCTACGACGTCTACCGCGTCACCTCGGCCCGCAACCGCGGGTAG
- a CDS encoding vitamin K epoxide reductase family protein — protein sequence MSKTTVRDVDMEPQSPPPDGSDTPPRTEGGSRAFAWLLVITGAAGVLAAWVITLDKFKLLEAKVKGETFVPGCSLNPVVSCGSVMESDQASVFGFPNPMLGLVTYGIVVCVGMSLLARARYPRWYWLTFNAGTLFGVCFCAWLMFQSLYRINALCLWCCLAWVATIIMFWYVTSFNIRKGFLPAPSWLKGFFGEFTWVLPVLHIGIIGMLILTRWWDFWTS from the coding sequence ATGAGCAAGACGACAGTCAGGGACGTCGACATGGAGCCCCAATCCCCTCCCCCCGACGGGAGTGACACCCCGCCCCGCACGGAGGGCGGCAGCAGGGCGTTCGCGTGGCTCCTGGTGATCACCGGCGCCGCCGGCGTGCTCGCCGCGTGGGTGATCACGCTCGACAAGTTCAAGCTGCTCGAGGCCAAGGTCAAGGGCGAGACGTTCGTCCCCGGCTGCAGCCTCAACCCCGTCGTCTCCTGCGGCAGCGTCATGGAGAGCGACCAGGCCTCCGTCTTCGGCTTCCCCAACCCGATGCTCGGCCTGGTCACCTACGGCATCGTGGTCTGCGTCGGCATGAGCCTGCTCGCCCGGGCCCGCTACCCGCGCTGGTACTGGCTCACCTTCAACGCGGGCACCCTCTTCGGCGTCTGCTTCTGCGCCTGGCTGATGTTCCAGTCCCTGTACCGGATCAACGCCCTGTGCCTGTGGTGCTGCCTCGCCTGGGTCGCCACGATCATCATGTTCTGGTACGTGACGTCCTTCAACATCCGCAAGGGCTTCCTGCCCGCGCCCTCCTGGCTCAAGGGCTTCTTCGGCGAGTTCACCTGGGTCCTGCCGGTGCTGCACATCGGCATCATCGGCATGCTGATCCTGACCCGCTGGTGGGACTTCTGGACCAGCTGA
- a CDS encoding DUF349 domain-containing protein translates to MSSDPWGRVDETGTVYVRTADGEKVVGSWQAGSPDEALAYFERKYEGLVVEIGLLEKRVRTTDLSSKDAMAAIDHLREQVDAHHAVGDLDALRARLDKLVELVEARREERKAQRTRQSEEARRAKEALVTEAEELAQSDQWRAAGERLRALVDTWKGLPRLDRKSDDELWHRFSHARSVFSKRRKQHFAQLDAQREEARRLKEQLVAEAEALSGSTDWGPTAARYRDLMAQWKAAGRAQREHEEELWNRFRGAQDVFFAARSSVFAERDAEQAENLKLKEELAGEAEKLLPITDLKTARAAFRAINERWEAIGHVPRDARPRVEGRMHAVERALQEAEEAEWRRTNPEARARAEGLTGQLQAAVDKLKGQIEQARAQGNTAKAQKLERELEGRQALLDQALKGLQEFGG, encoded by the coding sequence GTGAGCAGCGACCCGTGGGGCCGCGTCGACGAGACGGGGACCGTGTACGTGCGTACGGCCGACGGCGAGAAGGTCGTCGGTTCCTGGCAGGCCGGCTCCCCTGACGAGGCGCTGGCCTACTTCGAGCGCAAGTACGAGGGCCTGGTTGTCGAGATCGGCCTCCTCGAGAAGCGGGTGAGGACCACCGACCTGTCGTCCAAGGACGCCATGGCCGCGATCGACCACCTGCGCGAGCAGGTCGACGCCCATCACGCGGTCGGTGACCTCGACGCCCTGAGGGCCCGGCTGGACAAGCTCGTGGAGCTGGTCGAGGCGCGCCGCGAGGAGCGCAAGGCGCAGCGGACCCGGCAGTCCGAGGAGGCCCGGCGGGCCAAGGAGGCGCTGGTCACCGAGGCCGAGGAGCTGGCGCAGTCCGACCAGTGGCGGGCGGCCGGGGAGCGGCTGCGGGCCCTGGTGGACACCTGGAAGGGTCTGCCGCGGCTGGACCGCAAGTCCGACGACGAGCTGTGGCACCGCTTCTCGCACGCGCGGTCGGTGTTCTCCAAGCGGCGCAAGCAGCACTTCGCGCAGCTGGACGCGCAGCGCGAGGAGGCCCGCCGGCTCAAGGAGCAGCTGGTCGCCGAGGCCGAGGCGCTCTCGGGCTCGACGGACTGGGGTCCGACCGCGGCCCGGTACCGCGACCTGATGGCGCAGTGGAAGGCCGCGGGCCGCGCCCAGCGCGAGCACGAGGAAGAGCTGTGGAACCGCTTCCGCGGCGCCCAGGACGTCTTCTTCGCGGCCCGCTCCTCGGTGTTCGCGGAGCGTGACGCGGAGCAGGCGGAGAACCTCAAGCTCAAGGAGGAGCTGGCCGGCGAGGCGGAGAAGCTGCTGCCGATCACGGACCTGAAGACCGCCCGGGCCGCGTTCCGCGCGATCAACGAGCGCTGGGAGGCCATCGGCCACGTGCCGCGGGACGCCCGCCCGCGGGTCGAGGGCCGGATGCACGCCGTGGAGCGCGCCCTCCAGGAGGCCGAGGAGGCCGAGTGGCGCCGGACCAACCCGGAGGCCCGTGCGCGGGCCGAGGGTCTGACCGGTCAGCTGCAGGCCGCCGTGGACAAGCTGAAGGGCCAGATCGAGCAGGCCCGCGCGCAGGGCAACACCGCGAAGGCGCAGAAGCTGGAGCGCGAGCTGGAGGGCCGCCAGGCCCTGCTGGACCAGGCCCTGAAGGGTCTCCAGGAGTTCGGCGGCTGA